The proteins below are encoded in one region of Shewanella putrefaciens:
- the astA gene encoding arginine N-succinyltransferase, translating into MLIIRPIQAGDFEALYQIAEESGHGFTSLPVNADLLRHKIARAETSFVKAVDTPFDEGYLMVLEDTDSREVVGTCAIEAAVGMEDAFYHYRLGTEVYHSEQIEVRNEVETLTLCHDYTGAAELCTLFLREAYRKGNNGRMLSRSRFLFLAQHAKRFGETVIAEMRGVSDADGHSPFYGWLQKHFLGIDFIQADYLSGLGKKAFMAEMMPRNPVYVCLLPEEAQKVIGEVHTNTRPALSLLQAEGFRCRGYVDIFDGGPTVECRLSDIRAVRESRLLTIDIGDMVEADSQFIISNTQLANYRATSAYLAVDDKSEHITISPELAAGLLLAKGDQIRILAM; encoded by the coding sequence ATGTTAATCATACGTCCTATTCAGGCCGGGGATTTCGAAGCCTTATACCAGATTGCTGAAGAGTCTGGGCATGGTTTTACGTCATTACCCGTCAATGCGGATTTACTGAGGCATAAGATTGCCAGAGCCGAAACGTCCTTTGTCAAAGCCGTAGACACTCCCTTCGATGAAGGTTATTTGATGGTGCTTGAGGATACCGACAGCCGCGAAGTTGTCGGCACTTGCGCAATCGAAGCCGCAGTCGGGATGGAAGATGCGTTTTACCATTATCGCCTCGGCACCGAAGTCTATCATTCCGAACAAATTGAAGTACGTAATGAGGTTGAAACCTTAACCCTCTGCCATGACTACACAGGCGCCGCCGAGCTTTGTACGCTGTTTTTGCGTGAAGCCTACCGTAAAGGTAACAATGGCCGCATGTTATCCCGCAGTCGCTTCTTGTTTTTAGCCCAACATGCAAAACGCTTCGGTGAAACTGTGATTGCCGAAATGCGCGGTGTCAGCGATGCCGATGGTCACTCGCCTTTTTACGGTTGGCTACAAAAGCACTTCTTAGGCATTGATTTTATTCAGGCGGATTATCTTTCTGGCCTAGGCAAAAAGGCGTTTATGGCGGAAATGATGCCCCGTAACCCAGTGTATGTTTGTCTGTTGCCGGAGGAAGCGCAAAAGGTCATCGGTGAAGTGCATACCAATACTCGCCCCGCCTTAAGTCTATTGCAGGCTGAAGGTTTTAGATGCCGTGGTTATGTGGATATTTTCGATGGTGGGCCAACGGTAGAGTGTCGTTTATCGGACATTCGCGCCGTACGTGAAAGCCGATTATTGACTATTGATATCGGTGATATGGTCGAAGCCGACAGCCAGTTTATTATCTCGAATACTCAATTAGCCAATTACCGTGCGACGTCGGCCTATTTGGCTGTCGATGATAAGTCCGAACATATCACCATTAGCCCCGAGCTAGCTGCGGGTTTGTTACTCGCAAAAGGCGATCAAATCCGTATTTTGGCAATGTAG
- the astD gene encoding succinylglutamate-semialdehyde dehydrogenase — MTHYIQGQWHAGKGHDVTSINPANAQSIWTGKTATAEQVNAAVDAAREAQFDWFMLGFDARLKIVEAYRSQLEANKAELAETIAQETGKPQWETATEVAAMIGKIALSAAAYNKRTGTEANDTPAGRAVIRHKPHGVVAVFGPYNFPGHLPNGHIVPALLAGNTVIFKPSELTPKVAELMVSLWDKAGLPAGVLNLVQGEVDTGKALASHPQLDGLFFTGSSRTGHVLHQQYAGHPGKILALEMGGNNPLIIKGVQDTKAAVHDILQSAYISSGQRCTCARRLYVEQGEQGDALIAMLIEAVKQIKVGPWNAQPQPFMGSMISETAAKGMVAAQANLVSLGGVSLVELTHLEVGTGLVSPGLIDVTAIDALPDEEYFGPLLQLVRYRDFDQAIKLANQTRYGLSAGILADSREDYDYFLARIRAGIVNWNKQITGASGAAPFGGVGASGNHRASAFYAADYCAYPVASVEADAVSLPATLSPGLSL; from the coding sequence ATGACACATTATATTCAAGGCCAGTGGCATGCTGGCAAGGGTCATGACGTGACCTCAATTAACCCTGCCAATGCACAATCTATTTGGACTGGTAAAACCGCCACCGCAGAACAAGTGAACGCCGCCGTCGATGCCGCCCGCGAAGCGCAATTCGACTGGTTTATGCTTGGTTTCGATGCACGTTTAAAAATAGTTGAAGCCTATCGCAGCCAGCTCGAAGCCAATAAAGCTGAACTTGCAGAAACCATTGCCCAAGAAACGGGCAAACCCCAATGGGAAACCGCAACCGAAGTGGCGGCCATGATAGGCAAGATTGCTTTATCGGCCGCGGCTTACAACAAGCGTACAGGCACAGAGGCTAACGATACGCCGGCGGGACGCGCGGTGATCCGCCATAAGCCCCACGGTGTTGTCGCCGTATTTGGCCCCTACAACTTCCCAGGCCATTTGCCGAACGGTCACATAGTCCCTGCGCTACTGGCGGGTAATACTGTGATTTTCAAACCCTCGGAATTGACGCCTAAAGTCGCCGAGTTGATGGTCAGCCTATGGGATAAGGCGGGTCTGCCTGCTGGCGTACTTAACTTAGTTCAAGGAGAGGTCGATACGGGTAAAGCGCTGGCTTCTCACCCGCAGCTCGATGGCCTGTTCTTTACCGGTAGCTCACGCACTGGCCATGTATTGCATCAACAATATGCGGGGCATCCGGGCAAGATTTTAGCGCTGGAGATGGGCGGTAATAATCCGCTGATTATCAAAGGTGTGCAGGATACTAAGGCCGCAGTGCACGATATTTTGCAGTCGGCGTATATCTCATCGGGCCAACGTTGCACCTGTGCGCGCCGTTTATATGTCGAACAAGGCGAGCAGGGCGATGCCCTGATTGCCATGTTAATCGAGGCAGTCAAACAGATTAAAGTCGGTCCTTGGAACGCCCAGCCGCAACCTTTTATGGGCTCAATGATTTCTGAAACCGCCGCGAAAGGTATGGTTGCTGCGCAGGCGAATTTAGTGAGTTTAGGTGGCGTGTCTTTAGTCGAGTTAACCCATCTAGAGGTTGGTACTGGCTTAGTGTCTCCTGGGCTTATCGATGTGACAGCAATCGATGCCTTGCCGGATGAAGAATACTTTGGCCCGCTGCTGCAATTAGTGCGTTACCGTGATTTCGATCAGGCGATCAAATTAGCCAACCAGACGCGTTATGGCTTGTCAGCGGGAATACTCGCCGATAGCCGTGAGGATTATGACTATTTCCTCGCTCGCATTCGTGCCGGGATTGTTAACTGGAATAAACAGATCACTGGCGCATCGGGAGCGGCACCTTTTGGTGGCGTTGGCGCTTCGGGTAACCATAGGGCGAGTGCCTTCTATGCAGCCGATTACTGTGCTTATCCCGTGGCTTCGGTCGAGGCCGATGCGGTAAGCCTACCTGCGACCCTAAGCCCTGGCTTGAGTCTGTAG
- a CDS encoding DUF1338 domain-containing protein — MHTDINALFAALWQDYIQMTPSAAKVHALLGDGKAIINDHIALRTFNIAKVNLDVLAAHFTSLGYVACGDYQFEQKKLVAKHFEHPDSTQPKVFISELLVEEFSPALQATIQGLIAQVDDAATTADNFIYSGRHWSLDYQTYQDLLAESEYAAWVAAFGYRANHFTVSVNHLDGYHSLETVNNTLKQVGFVLNSAGGEIKGSADVLLEQSSTMADKIGVEFSDMTVEIPSCFYEFALRYPKANGELYTGFVAASADKIFESTNVNKA; from the coding sequence ATGCACACAGATATTAATGCGTTGTTTGCCGCTTTATGGCAAGACTATATCCAGATGACCCCTTCAGCGGCGAAAGTACACGCACTACTCGGTGATGGCAAGGCGATCATCAACGATCATATCGCCCTGCGTACTTTCAATATTGCTAAGGTGAATTTGGATGTGTTGGCGGCGCATTTCACCTCATTGGGTTATGTTGCCTGTGGTGACTATCAGTTTGAACAGAAGAAGTTAGTCGCTAAGCATTTTGAGCACCCTGACTCGACCCAACCTAAAGTGTTTATCTCTGAGCTGTTGGTAGAAGAGTTTAGCCCTGCGCTGCAAGCGACCATTCAAGGTTTAATCGCCCAGGTGGATGACGCCGCAACAACGGCGGATAATTTTATCTATTCGGGTCGCCATTGGTCACTGGATTATCAAACCTATCAAGATCTGTTGGCCGAGAGCGAATACGCCGCTTGGGTGGCCGCATTTGGTTACCGTGCGAACCATTTCACTGTCTCTGTTAATCATCTCGATGGTTATCATTCGCTGGAAACGGTAAATAACACCTTGAAACAGGTGGGATTTGTGCTTAATTCTGCTGGCGGTGAAATAAAAGGTTCGGCCGATGTGTTACTCGAACAGTCATCGACTATGGCCGATAAAATTGGGGTTGAATTTAGCGATATGACTGTGGAGATCCCAAGCTGCTTCTACGAGTTTGCCCTGCGTTATCCTAAGGCGAATGGCGAGCTTTATACCGGTTTTGTGGCGGCATCTGCCGATAAGATTTTTGAAAGCACAAACGTGAATAAAGCCTAG
- a CDS encoding ATP-binding protein, whose protein sequence is MISIRTKLSLWLTGLLVLGTVIGLILFESMLRQAFHDSIINRLEEDLEHIMLATHINNGEIHIDQSQLSSFYKPAYSGRYFQLNLPTEIIRSRSLWDMQLDIEPLAPNQTRVWQAKGPKNNDMQLLSLGLNSSSANVKATLTVAQDLSIGRRVFSEVYGTKLGVNLAMLVAMIAGIFLILRQSFKPVKHIQHALSRLQEGEINALELNHLPPEVQPLAKTYNELLEYTAKQIKRSRNNLGNLSHGLKTPLAVMQQQVEALGLKDPDTAIALQQQLDAIHKMVERKLAAARITGDMLPAAQLVIPRDLHSLANTLHKVHRHKSIKCEFEIDPNIQRLPIHREDGMELLGNLLDNAFKWAQSRVSVQLSRQQERILLCIDDDGPGVAGNELDKLTQRGIRLDESVMGHGLGLSIVKEIAEQYGIELSFNHSARLGGLGIELRFS, encoded by the coding sequence ATGATCTCCATTCGCACTAAGCTCAGTTTATGGTTAACGGGCTTATTAGTGTTAGGCACAGTGATTGGACTCATATTGTTTGAGTCCATGCTGCGCCAAGCCTTCCACGACTCTATTATCAATCGGTTAGAAGAAGATCTCGAACACATTATGTTGGCCACCCATATCAATAATGGGGAGATCCACATAGATCAGAGCCAACTTTCCAGCTTTTACAAACCCGCCTATTCTGGCCGCTATTTTCAGCTTAACCTGCCCACAGAAATCATTCGCTCTCGATCCCTGTGGGATATGCAGTTAGATATCGAGCCACTCGCCCCCAATCAGACCCGAGTATGGCAGGCAAAAGGGCCGAAAAACAATGATATGCAATTGTTGTCCCTAGGGTTAAATTCCAGCAGTGCCAATGTAAAAGCCACCTTAACCGTTGCCCAAGATTTGAGTATCGGCAGACGGGTGTTTAGCGAGGTCTACGGTACTAAACTTGGGGTCAATCTGGCGATGCTAGTGGCGATGATCGCGGGGATCTTTCTGATCCTCAGGCAATCCTTTAAGCCAGTCAAACATATACAGCATGCTCTTTCCCGCCTGCAGGAAGGCGAAATCAACGCGTTAGAATTGAATCATCTCCCGCCCGAGGTGCAGCCACTAGCCAAAACCTACAATGAGTTACTCGAATACACAGCCAAACAAATCAAACGTAGTCGTAATAATTTAGGTAACTTGAGCCATGGCCTTAAAACCCCATTAGCCGTGATGCAACAGCAGGTTGAGGCCCTTGGCCTTAAGGATCCCGACACCGCTATTGCCCTACAGCAACAGCTAGATGCTATCCATAAGATGGTCGAACGTAAGCTCGCCGCGGCCAGGATCACCGGCGATATGCTCCCCGCCGCGCAATTGGTTATCCCAAGGGATTTACACAGTCTTGCCAATACCTTGCATAAGGTGCATCGACATAAATCGATTAAATGTGAGTTTGAAATAGACCCCAATATACAGCGACTGCCCATCCACCGCGAAGATGGCATGGAACTCCTAGGCAATCTATTAGATAACGCCTTTAAATGGGCACAGAGCCGAGTGAGCGTGCAGCTATCCCGTCAGCAGGAGCGGATCTTACTCTGCATCGACGATGATGGGCCGGGTGTCGCGGGTAATGAATTGGATAAACTCACCCAGCGGGGCATAAGGCTCGATGAATCTGTGATGGGGCACGGCCTAGGTTTATCGATAGTGAAGGAGATTGCCGAGCAATATGGTATTGAGCTTAGCTTTAATCATAGCGCCCGCCTTGGGGGGCTTGGGATTGAACTGCGCTTTAGCTAA
- a CDS encoding response regulator transcription factor has translation MKLLLVEDNPMLVTELEKQLKLAGYVTDITDKALEADYLIKETQYDCVILDIGLPDGNGLELLEGWRNQGISTPVIMLTARSQWHEKVEGFNAGADDYLGKPFHTQELLARIQALIHRAHGRLNTSSKQLSYGGVTLDEAEQTVEVAERVFELTAMEFRLLKIFLMSPKKLLSKVQLTDKLYQFDDEKESNVVEVYVTHLRKKLGKTAIETRRGQGYIFHGVTA, from the coding sequence ATGAAACTGCTACTCGTTGAAGATAACCCTATGCTAGTCACCGAGTTGGAGAAACAACTCAAACTCGCAGGCTATGTCACTGATATTACGGATAAAGCCCTTGAGGCCGATTATCTAATCAAAGAAACCCAATACGATTGCGTGATCTTAGATATAGGCCTACCCGATGGTAATGGGCTCGAATTGCTCGAAGGTTGGCGTAATCAGGGCATCAGCACCCCTGTCATCATGCTGACCGCCCGCAGCCAATGGCATGAAAAAGTCGAAGGCTTTAATGCGGGCGCGGACGATTACTTAGGCAAACCTTTCCACACTCAGGAGCTATTGGCGCGCATTCAAGCCTTGATCCACCGTGCCCACGGCCGCTTAAATACCTCAAGTAAACAACTGAGTTATGGCGGTGTCACCTTAGATGAAGCCGAACAAACGGTGGAAGTTGCCGAGCGCGTTTTTGAACTGACAGCAATGGAATTTAGGCTGCTGAAGATCTTCCTAATGTCGCCTAAGAAGTTGTTATCTAAAGTACAGCTGACCGATAAGCTGTATCAATTTGACGATGAGAAAGAAAGCAATGTCGTCGAAGTCTATGTGACTCATCTGCGTAAGAAGCTTGGGAAAACCGCCATCGAAACCCGTCGCGGACAAGGTTATATCTTCCACGGCGTAACTGCATGA
- a CDS encoding PepSY domain-containing protein: MKRLFFICFFSLFTLMYPTINNAEPIELEHYQVKALVNSGQILSLNGTLSVVNQFCQGELIDAHLYQEDHKWRYDLQIKVQRGQIVNLSIDATNGQPVDSIALPSECRKHETATR; encoded by the coding sequence ATGAAACGGCTGTTTTTTATCTGTTTTTTCAGTCTGTTCACATTGATGTATCCAACAATAAATAATGCTGAACCCATTGAATTAGAACACTATCAAGTTAAAGCACTGGTTAACTCAGGGCAAATACTGTCACTCAATGGCACCCTTAGCGTCGTGAATCAATTTTGCCAAGGTGAACTAATTGACGCCCATCTCTACCAAGAAGATCATAAATGGCGTTATGATTTACAAATCAAAGTTCAACGCGGCCAAATAGTCAATCTGAGTATCGATGCCACTAATGGTCAACCCGTGGACTCCATAGCATTACCGAGCGAATGTCGAAAACATGAAACTGCTACTCGTTGA
- the crp gene encoding cAMP-activated global transcriptional regulator CRP gives MALIGKPKPDPTLEWFLSHCHIHKYPAKSTLIHAGEDSDTLYYIVKGSVAVLIKDEEGKEMILSYLNQGDFIGELGLFEEQAERTAWVRAKQACEIAEISYKKFKQLIQVNPEILMKLSAQMAYRLQSTSQKVGNLAFLDVAGRIAQTLLHLAKQPDAMTHPDGMQIKITRQEIGQIVGCSRETVGRILKMLEEQNLIQAHGKTIVVYGTR, from the coding sequence ATGGCTCTGATTGGTAAGCCAAAACCTGATCCAACTTTGGAATGGTTTTTATCACACTGTCACATTCATAAGTACCCCGCAAAGAGTACCCTTATCCATGCTGGTGAAGACTCAGACACCCTTTATTACATCGTAAAAGGTTCTGTTGCGGTATTGATTAAAGATGAAGAAGGTAAGGAGATGATCCTTTCGTATCTTAATCAAGGCGACTTTATCGGTGAACTAGGGTTGTTCGAAGAACAAGCCGAGCGCACTGCATGGGTTCGTGCAAAACAAGCCTGTGAAATCGCTGAAATTTCTTACAAGAAATTCAAACAGCTAATCCAAGTTAACCCAGAAATTCTGATGAAACTGTCGGCGCAAATGGCCTATCGCCTGCAAAGCACCAGTCAGAAGGTCGGTAATTTAGCGTTCTTGGATGTGGCAGGTCGCATTGCTCAAACCCTATTGCACTTAGCCAAGCAGCCAGATGCAATGACGCATCCCGATGGCATGCAGATCAAGATCACTCGTCAGGAGATTGGTCAGATCGTCGGTTGCTCCCGTGAGACTGTGGGTCGTATCTTAAAGATGCTCGAAGAGCAGAATTTGATCCAAGCACACGGTAAAACCATAGTGGTTTACGGCACCCGTTAA
- a CDS encoding tetratricopeptide repeat protein, whose translation MKYKQWVLGAGLAVVAGLSTAAHAFSIPQPATEIAASKFVHIQVQAAQGDADAQFLLGLMYLSGRFVAQEIPSGVHWMSLAAEQQHEKAQQTLADLSFEGQLIKRDLAVAEHWYKAMGERGSRWAQFRLGFIYASGGDGVARNCGKAVEQFTQVGDDIALGNVAWILATCPEAEYRDGNKAVELSLQLLKVNENDPTNLDNLAAAYAEIGDFGAAISTQQKAIEALKMSAEITKTDEFMQRLQTYEQKRAYRETVRLLE comes from the coding sequence GTGAAATACAAACAATGGGTTTTAGGTGCTGGTTTAGCTGTAGTCGCAGGACTCAGCACGGCGGCACACGCCTTTTCTATCCCACAGCCAGCAACTGAAATTGCGGCGAGTAAATTTGTGCATATTCAAGTACAAGCAGCGCAGGGCGATGCCGATGCTCAATTTTTACTGGGGCTGATGTATCTCTCCGGGCGTTTTGTCGCCCAGGAAATACCCTCTGGAGTGCATTGGATGTCGCTCGCCGCCGAGCAGCAACATGAAAAAGCCCAGCAAACTCTGGCGGATCTTTCCTTTGAAGGGCAATTAATTAAACGTGATTTAGCGGTCGCTGAGCATTGGTATAAGGCCATGGGTGAGCGTGGCAGTCGTTGGGCCCAGTTTCGATTAGGCTTTATTTATGCTTCTGGTGGCGATGGTGTCGCGCGCAATTGTGGTAAGGCGGTCGAGCAATTTACCCAAGTGGGCGATGATATTGCCCTAGGCAATGTGGCGTGGATTTTAGCAACCTGCCCAGAAGCCGAATATCGAGATGGCAATAAAGCGGTCGAGTTATCCTTACAGTTGCTTAAAGTGAACGAGAACGATCCGACAAACCTCGATAATCTCGCCGCCGCCTATGCCGAAATCGGGGATTTTGGTGCGGCAATTTCGACGCAACAAAAAGCCATAGAAGCATTAAAAATGAGCGCAGAGATCACTAAGACTGACGAGTTTATGCAGCGCCTACAGACCTATGAACAAAAGCGCGCCTACCGTGAAACTGTACGTTTGTTAGAATAA
- the thpR gene encoding RNA 2',3'-cyclic phosphodiesterase, which translates to MLQRLFLGFAPTEIQRQQLEQLQHILINSLNPKAKAVTAANLHLTLAFLGMATESQRQQLISLLDVLDKPRLSVRLHQITLWPKAQVCCLKGTEVGAELALLAEQTQSIAQDLGLHVSEHAFRPHISLFRKANNLSLAQDTCLSSLANMPFNELTLVPDALHLYHSASTQSGVEYRLLHTWPLGK; encoded by the coding sequence TTGTTACAACGATTATTTCTTGGGTTTGCGCCGACGGAAATACAGCGTCAGCAACTGGAGCAATTACAGCACATCTTAATCAACAGCCTTAATCCAAAAGCCAAGGCCGTCACTGCGGCCAACTTACACTTGACCCTCGCATTTCTCGGTATGGCCACAGAATCCCAACGCCAACAGTTGATAAGTTTGCTTGATGTATTAGATAAGCCGCGATTGAGTGTTCGACTTCACCAAATCACCCTCTGGCCCAAGGCGCAGGTCTGTTGTTTGAAGGGGACTGAGGTTGGCGCAGAGCTAGCCCTATTGGCCGAGCAAACCCAATCCATAGCGCAGGATTTAGGGCTGCATGTGAGTGAGCACGCTTTTCGCCCCCATATCAGTTTATTTAGAAAGGCCAACAACCTCAGCCTAGCCCAAGACACCTGCTTAAGCTCATTAGCGAATATGCCCTTTAACGAACTCACCTTAGTGCCCGATGCCCTACATTTATATCATTCGGCGAGCACTCAGTCGGGAGTCGAATATCGTCTGCTGCACACTTGGCCACTTGGGAAATAA
- a CDS encoding putative bifunctional diguanylate cyclase/phosphodiesterase: MSDGLTNSLQQALVTIFSETPLETLEQNVDRALETITLQLHCDGVFVLTGSQSLDHLRTRNIYLKPQFTQGQQTRVWPLARMPFFRSLVRSPRLLNLPDVNTLPADAQAERALLRDWNVKSLLVLPPVVFGETRIALGAVNCSECCEWSDEFILEFNHAAVMIGSAMELTRIAHDMLASEHKYREVFNQLPLACALLDKHNQLAMLNKVAQQTLPVQHGYDLFCMVREEEHAMLTDTLHMVREGVLGQAWCELPLKSVHQLDWLRLSFSQIHGDRDTLVMIAEDVSEKYRLADELSFHANYDALTGLPNRLHFEALLDNLLQARDDMPTCVAFVDVDQFQVINNISGHQAGDKLLCQLALRLKQLVRKGDIVARLGGDEFGILMHYCNVDSAQHIATRICTQLASHEFVWENRCHNVSVSMGIAKFDKSATDIYTVMSQADAACRLAKDQGRNGWHLYSAKDPKMTRLYTEMMASVDIVSALALNQFELYFQTIAPLNREESGLHLEILLRMVQSNGTIVSPAIFLPAAERYNLASKVDLWVIDNLLKWGSCHLALWQQLDLVSVNLSATSLGDREFMNWLEMRLMTEPELVDKLCIEITETAAVSQLDQATKLIEVLRPLKCKLALDDFGAGFSSFAYLKRLNVDFVKVDGQFVINICDDPADQAIVKAICQLGQDMGFDVVAEFVESQEIGLKLQALGVDYAQGYAINKPMRLSELHSGLSQPWLQTHDTLAAYINL; encoded by the coding sequence ATGTCAGATGGTTTAACAAATTCACTCCAACAGGCACTGGTGACCATTTTTAGCGAAACACCGCTAGAAACCTTAGAGCAAAACGTTGACCGCGCCCTAGAAACAATCACCCTACAACTCCATTGTGATGGGGTGTTTGTGTTGACTGGTAGCCAATCCCTCGACCATTTACGCACCCGCAATATTTATCTCAAACCGCAATTTACCCAAGGGCAACAGACCCGGGTCTGGCCCCTAGCGAGAATGCCCTTTTTCCGCTCCTTAGTGCGCAGTCCTCGGCTATTAAACCTCCCCGATGTGAATACGCTACCTGCGGATGCGCAGGCGGAACGAGCCCTGCTAAGGGACTGGAATGTTAAGAGTCTATTGGTATTACCCCCCGTGGTATTCGGCGAAACTCGGATTGCATTGGGGGCGGTAAACTGCTCTGAATGCTGCGAGTGGAGCGATGAATTTATCCTTGAGTTTAACCATGCGGCAGTGATGATAGGCTCGGCCATGGAGCTGACCCGCATTGCCCACGATATGCTGGCGAGTGAGCATAAATACCGTGAAGTGTTTAACCAATTGCCCTTAGCCTGCGCCTTACTCGATAAACATAATCAACTGGCCATGTTGAATAAAGTGGCGCAGCAAACCCTGCCGGTGCAACACGGTTACGATCTATTTTGTATGGTGCGTGAAGAAGAGCATGCCATGCTGACCGATACTCTGCATATGGTGCGCGAGGGCGTGCTAGGCCAAGCTTGGTGCGAATTGCCGTTAAAATCGGTGCATCAACTGGATTGGTTGAGGTTAAGTTTTAGTCAGATCCACGGTGATAGGGACACGCTAGTGATGATTGCCGAAGATGTGAGTGAAAAATATCGCCTCGCCGATGAACTCTCCTTCCACGCCAATTACGATGCGCTGACGGGATTACCCAACCGCTTACATTTTGAGGCCTTGCTCGACAATCTCTTGCAAGCTCGGGACGATATGCCCACCTGCGTGGCCTTTGTCGATGTCGATCAGTTTCAAGTCATCAATAATATTAGCGGCCATCAAGCCGGTGATAAGCTATTGTGCCAATTGGCATTACGTCTTAAACAGTTAGTGCGTAAGGGCGATATTGTCGCGCGTTTAGGTGGCGATGAATTCGGCATTTTAATGCATTATTGCAATGTGGATTCCGCGCAGCATATCGCCACTCGGATCTGTACCCAACTGGCGAGCCATGAGTTTGTGTGGGAAAACCGTTGCCACAATGTCAGTGTCAGCATGGGGATCGCTAAGTTCGATAAATCGGCGACGGATATCTATACCGTGATGAGCCAAGCGGACGCCGCCTGCCGTCTTGCCAAGGATCAAGGCCGCAATGGTTGGCACTTATACAGCGCCAAAGATCCCAAAATGACCCGTCTCTACACTGAGATGATGGCCTCTGTGGATATTGTCAGCGCCTTAGCCCTTAATCAGTTCGAACTCTATTTTCAAACGATAGCGCCACTCAATCGTGAAGAGTCTGGGCTGCATTTGGAAATCCTGCTGCGAATGGTGCAGTCGAACGGCACTATTGTCTCTCCGGCGATTTTTTTGCCGGCCGCCGAGCGTTATAACTTAGCCTCTAAGGTCGACCTTTGGGTGATCGATAATTTACTCAAATGGGGAAGTTGCCATTTGGCGCTGTGGCAGCAGCTGGATTTAGTGTCGGTCAATCTGTCCGCCACTTCCTTGGGGGATCGTGAATTTATGAATTGGCTCGAAATGCGTCTGATGACGGAACCTGAGCTGGTGGATAAGTTGTGCATCGAGATCACCGAGACGGCCGCCGTGAGTCAGTTAGACCAAGCGACTAAACTGATCGAAGTCCTGCGCCCGCTTAAGTGTAAGTTGGCCCTCGATGACTTTGGTGCGGGTTTTTCAAGTTTTGCTTACCTTAAGCGTCTGAACGTGGATTTTGTTAAAGTGGATGGTCAGTTTGTGATTAACATTTGTGACGATCCCGCCGATCAGGCCATAGTCAAAGCGATCTGCCAACTAGGGCAGGATATGGGTTTTGATGTGGTCGCCGAGTTTGTGGAGTCCCAGGAAATTGGCCTTAAATTACAAGCCTTAGGAGTAGACTACGCCCAAGGTTATGCCATCAATAAACCCATGCGGTTATCTGAATTACACTCGGGGCTGAGCCAACCTTGGCTACAGACCCATGATACCTTAGCGGCCTACATCAACCTTTAA